The Orcinus orca chromosome 4, mOrcOrc1.1, whole genome shotgun sequence genome includes a region encoding these proteins:
- the PDGFRA gene encoding platelet-derived growth factor receptor alpha translates to MGTSHWALLVLGCLVTGPSLILCQLSLPSILPNENERIVQLNSSFSLRCFGESEVSWQYPMSEEENPNVEIRDEENNSGLFVTVLEVVSASAAHTGLYTCYYNHTQLEESEIEGRRIYIYVPDPDVAFVPLGMTDYLVIVEDDDSAIIPCRTTDPETPVILLSSDGVVHASYDSRQGFNGTFTVGPYICEATVRGKKFQTIPFNVYALKATSELDLEMEALKTVYKAGESIVVTCAVFNNEVVDLQWTYPGQVKGKGLTMLEETKVPSIKLVYTLMVPEATVKDSGDYECAARQATKEVKEMKKVTISVHEKGFIEIRPNFSPLEAVNLHEVKHFVVDVQAYPPPRIAWLKDNLTLIENLTEITTDIEKIQEIRYRSKLKLIRAKEEDSGHYTIVVQNEDDVKSYTFELLTQVPSSILDLVDDHHGSNGGQTVRCTAEGTPLPDIEWLICKDIKKCNNETSWTILANNVSNIITEVHPRDRSMVEGQVTFAKVEETIAVRCLAKNLLGVESRELKLVAPTLRSELTVAAAVLVLLVIVIISLIVLVVIWKQKPRYEIRWRVIESISPDGHEYIYVDPMQLPYDSRWEFPRDGLVLGRILGSGAFGKVVEGTAYGLSRSQPVMKVAVKMLKPTARSSEKQALMSELKIMTHLGPHLNIVNLLGACTKSGPIYIITEYCFYGDLVNYLHKNRDSFLSRHPEKPKKELDIFGLNPADESTRSYVILSFENNGDYMDMKQADTTQYVPMLERKEVSKYSDIQRALYDRPASYKKKSMLDSEVKNLLSDDNSEGLTLLDLLSFTYQVARGMEFLASKNCVHRDLAARNVLLAQGKIVKICDFGLARDIMHDSNYVSKGSTFLPVKWMAPESIFDNLYTTLSDVWSYGILLWEIFSLGGTPYPGMVVDSTFYNKIKSGYRMAKPDHATSEVYEIMVKCWNSEPEKRPSFYHLSEIVENLLPGQYKKSYEKIHLDFLKSDHPAVARMRVDSDNAYIGVTYKNEEDKLKDWEGGLDEQRLSADSGYIIPLPDIDPVPEEEDLGKRNRHSSQTSEESAIETGSSSSTFIKREDETIEDIDMMDDIGIDSSDLVEDSFL, encoded by the exons GGCCAAGCCTCATCCTCTGCCAGCTTTCATTACCCTCCATCCTGCCCAATGAAAACGAGAGGATTGTCCAGCTGAATTCATCCTTTTCTCTGAGATGCTTTGGGGAGAGTGAAGTGAGCTGGCAGTACCCCATGTCTGAAGAAGAGAACCCCAATGTGGAAATCAGGGACGAGGAGAACAACAGTGGCCTTTTTGTGACAGTGCTGGAAGTGGTCAGTGCCTCGGCGGCCCACACGGGGCTGTACACTTGCTATTACAACCACACACAGTTGGAAGAAAGCGAGATCGAGGGCAGACGCATTTACATCTATGTGCCAG ACCCAGATGTAGCCTTCGTGCCTCTAGGAATGACAGATTACTTGGTCATCGTGGAGGACGATGATTCTGCCATCATCCCTTGTCGAACGACTGATCCTGAGACGCCAGTGATTTTACTCAGCAGTGACGGGGTGGTGCACGCCTCCTATGACAGCAGACAAGGCTTTAATGGAACCTTCACTGTCGGACCCTATATCTGCGAGGCCACCGTCAGGGGGAAGAAGTTCCAGACGATCCCATTCAATGTTTATGCTTTAAAAG caacatCAGAACTTGATCTGGAAATGGAAGCTCTTAAAACTGTCTATAAGGCAGGGGAATCGATTGTGGTCACCTGCGCCGTCTTTAACAATGAGGTTGTGGACCTTCAGTGGACTTACCCTGGACAAGTG AAAGGCAAAGGCCTCACAATGCTGGAGGAGACCAAGGTCCCGTCCATCAAGTTGGTGTACACTCTGATGGTCCCTGAGGCCACGGTGAAAGATAGTGGAGATTACGAATGTGCTGCCCGCCAGGCCACCAAGGAggtcaaagaaatgaagaaagtcaCCATCTCTGTGCACG AGAAAGGGTTTATTGAAATCAGACCCAACTTCAGCCCGTTGGAAGCCGTCAACCTGCATGAAGTCAAACATTTTGTGGTGGACGTGCAGGCCTACCCCCCTCCCAGGATAGCCTGGCTCAAGGACAACCTGACTCTGATTGAGAATCTCACAGAGATCACCACTGACATAGAAAAGATTCAGGAAATCAG GTATCGAAGCAAATTAAAGTTGATCCGAGCTAAGGAAGAAGACAGCGGCCATTATACTATTGTAGTTCAAaatgaagatgatgtgaagagcTACACTTTTGAACTCTTAACTCAAG TTCCGTCATCCATTCTGGACTTGGTCGACGACCACCATGGCTCTAATGGGGGCCAGACAGTGAGATGCACAGCTGAAGGAACCCCTCTTCCTGATATTGAGTGGCTGATTTGCAAGGATATTAAGAA ATGTAATAACGAAACTTCATGGACGATTTTGGCCAACAATGTCTCAAACATCATCACGGAGGTCCACCCCCGAGACAGGAGCATGGTGGAGGGCCAAGTGACATTCGCCAAGGTGGAGGAGACCATTGCAGTACGATGCCTGGCTAAGAATCTCCTCGGGGTGGAGAGCCGAGAGCTGAAGTTGGTGGCTCCCA CTCTGCGTTCTGAACTCACGGTGGCGGCCGCAGTCCTGGTGTTGTTGGTGATTGTAATCATCTCACTCATTGTCCTGGTTGTCATTTGGAAACag AAACCAAGGTATGAAATTCGTTGGAGGGTCATTGAATCAATCAGCCCCGATGGACATGAATATATTTATGTGGACCCGATGCAACTGCCTTATGACTCGAGATGGGAGTTTCCAAGAGATGGACTAGTGCTTG GTCGTATCCTGGGCTCTGGTGCATTTGGGAAAGTGGTTGAAGGAACTGCCTATGGATTAAGTCGATCCCAACCTGTCATGAAGGTAGCAGTGAAGATGCTAAAAC CCACAGCCAGATCCAGTGAAAAACAAGCTCTCATGTCTGAACTGAAGATAATGACCCACCTGGGGCCGCATTTAAACATTGTGAACTTGCTGGGAGCCTGCACCAAGTCAG GCCCCATTTACATCATCACTGAGTACTGCTTCTATGGGGATTTGGTCAACTATTTGCATAAGAATAGGGACAGCTTCTTGAGCCGCCACCCAGAGAAGCCCAAGAAAGAGCTGGACATTTTTGGATTGAACCCTGCTGACGAAAGCACACGAAG ttacgttattttatcttttgaaaacaaCGGTGACTACATGGACATGAAGCAAGCTGACACTACACAGTATGTCCCCATGCTGGAAAGGAAAGAGGTTTCTAAGTACTCAGACATCCAGAGAGCGCTGTACGATCGCCCAGCCTCATATAAGAAGAAATCCATGTTAG ACTCAGAAGTCAAAAACCTCCTTTCAGATGATAACTCAGAAGGCCTTACTTTGTTGGATTTGTTGAGCTTTACCTATCAAGTTGCCCGAGGAATGGAGTTTTTGGCTTCAAAAAAT TGTGTCCACCGGGACCTGGCCGCTCGCAACGTCCTCCTGGCGCAAGGGAAAATCGTGAAGATCTGTGACTTTGGCCTGGCCAGAGACATCATGCATGATTCGAACTACGTGTCAAAAGGCAGC ACCTTTCTCCCGGTGAAGTGGATGGCTCCCGAGAGCATCTTCGACAACCTCTACACCACACTGAGCGACGTCTGGTCTTACGGCATTCTGCTCTGGGAGATCTTTTCCCTCG GTGGTACGCCCTACCCTGGCATGGTGGTGGATTCTACTTTCTACAATAAGATCAAGAGTGGGTACCGGATGGCCAAGCCCGACCACGCCACCAGTGAAGT CTACGAGATCATGGTGAAGTGCTGGAACAGTGAGCCAGAGAAGAGACCCTCCTTTTACCACCTGAGTGAGATTGTGGAGAATCTGCTGCCTGGACAATATAAAAAG AGTTATGAAAAGATCCACCTGGACTTCCTGAAGAGTGACCATCCCGCCGTGGCACGTATGCGCGTGGACTCCGACAATGCGTACATTGGCGTCACCTACAAAAACGAGGAGGACAAGCTGAAGGACTGGGAGGGTGGCCTCGACGAGCAGAGGCTGAGCGCAGACAGTGGCTACATCATCCCTCTGCCTGACATCGACCCTGTTCCTGAAGAGGAAGACCTGGGCAAAAGGAACAGACACAG